A section of the Pan paniscus chromosome 11, NHGRI_mPanPan1-v2.0_pri, whole genome shotgun sequence genome encodes:
- the TXN gene encoding thioredoxin, with protein MVKQIESKTAFQEALDAAGDKLVVVDFSATWCGPCKMIKPFFHSLSEKYSNVIFLEVDVDDCQDVASECEVKCMPTFQFFKKGQKVGEFSGANKEKLEATINELV; from the exons ATGGTGAAGCAGATCGAGAGCAAG aCTGCTTTTCAGGAAGCCTTGGACGCTGCAGGTGATAAACTTGTAGTAGTTGACTTCTCAGCCACGTGGTGTGGGCCTTGCAAAATGATCAAGCCTTTCTTTCAT tCCCTCTCTGAAAAGTATTCCAACGTGATATTCCTTGAAGTAGATGTGGATGACTGTCAG GATGTTGCTTCAGAGTGTGAAGTCAAATGCATGCCAACATTCCAGTTTTTTAAGAAGGGACAAAAG GTGGGTGAATTTTCTGGAGCCAATAAGGAAAAGCTTGAAGCCACCATTAATGAATTAGTCTAA